A stretch of Physeter macrocephalus isolate SW-GA chromosome 1, ASM283717v5, whole genome shotgun sequence DNA encodes these proteins:
- the UPK1B gene encoding uroplakin-1b translates to MAKDDSTVRCFQGLLMLGNVIIGMCGIALTAECIFFVSDQHSLYPLLEATDNDDIYGAAWIGMFVGICLFCLSVLGIAGIMKSSRKLLLVYFILMFIVYGFEVASCITAATQRDFFTPNLFLKQMLERYQNNSPPNNDDQWKNNGVTKTWDRLMLQDNCCGVNGPSDWQKFTSAFRTENNDADYPWPRQCCVMNNLKEPLNLEACKLGVPGYYHNQGCYELISGPMNRHAWGVAWFGFAILCWTFWVLLGTMFYWSRIEY, encoded by the exons ATGGCCAAAGATGACTCCACTGTTCGTTGCTTCCAGGGCCTGCTGATGCTTGGAAATGTGATTATTGGT atGTGCGGCATCGCCCTGACTGCAGAGTGCATCTTCTTTGTATCCGACCAACACAGCCTCTACCCGCTGCTTGAAGCCACTGACAATGATGACATCTATGGGGCAGCCTGGATTGGCATGTTTGTCGGCATCTGCCTCTTCTGCCTGTCTGTCCTGGGCATTGCAGGCATCATGAAGTCCAGCAGGAAACTTCTTCTGGTG TATTTCATTCTGATGTTTATTGTATATGGCTTTGAAGTGGCATCCTGTATCACTGCAGCAACACAACGAGACTTT TTCACACCCAACCTCTTCCTGAAGCAGATGCTGGAGAGGTACCAAAACAACAGTCCTCCAAACAATGATGACCAGTGGAAAAACAATGGAGTCACCAAGACCTGGGACAGGCTCATGCTCCAG GACAATTGCTGTGGTGTAAATGGACCATCAGACTGGCAGAAATTCACCTCTGCCTTCCGGACTGAGAATAACGATGCCGACTACCCCTGGCCTCGTCAGTGCTGTGTTATGAACAACCTTAAAGAACCTCTCAACCTGGAGGCCTGCAAACTAGGGGTACCTGGATACTATCACAATCAG GGCTGCTATGAACTGATCTCTGGACCAATGAACCGACACGCCTGGGGGGTGGCGTGGTTTGGATTTGCCATTCTCTGTTGGACT TTTTGGGTTCTCCTGGGTACCATGTTCTACTGGAGCAGAATTGAATATTAA